Proteins encoded by one window of Acetivibrio thermocellus ATCC 27405:
- a CDS encoding phage terminase small subunit P27 family, whose amino-acid sequence MAQRGRKPKPTALKILEGNPGKRPLNEDEPKPEKKAPKCPGWLDAEAKKEWRRMSKQLEAMGILTEIDMAAFAGYCQAYARWKEAEEFITKHGTIVKTPSGYWQQVPQVSIAQTYLKIMNRFCEQFGLTPSARSRIVTDNINDEEDPMELILYKGGSKSV is encoded by the coding sequence ATGGCTCAAAGGGGAAGAAAACCAAAACCAACAGCATTAAAAATACTTGAAGGAAATCCAGGGAAAAGACCACTTAATGAAGATGAACCAAAACCTGAGAAAAAAGCACCTAAATGTCCAGGCTGGCTTGATGCTGAAGCTAAAAAAGAGTGGAGGAGAATGTCAAAGCAGCTTGAGGCAATGGGAATACTTACAGAAATAGATATGGCAGCCTTTGCAGGATATTGTCAAGCCTATGCAAGGTGGAAGGAAGCAGAAGAATTTATAACTAAACATGGAACTATTGTAAAAACACCATCGGGATACTGGCAGCAGGTGCCACAGGTATCTATCGCTCAAACCTACCTTAAAATCATGAACAGATTCTGCGAACAGTTTGGACTTACTCCATCAGCAAGAAGCAGAATAGTCACTGACAATATAAATGATGAAGAAGATCCAATGGAACTTATACTTTATAAAGGAGGCAGTAAGAGTGTATGA
- a CDS encoding phage head closure protein, which yields MKAEDLRHRIKLQKNTVQTDDNGFETETWTDFKELWAAVTNLHGREYFEAAAVHAENTVKFTIRYVPNIETTMRILFKGKQYNITSIDNIKYANKFIEIKAMEVDISG from the coding sequence ATGAAGGCTGAAGATTTAAGACATAGAATAAAATTGCAGAAAAATACAGTTCAAACAGATGATAATGGCTTTGAAACTGAAACTTGGACAGATTTTAAAGAGTTATGGGCGGCTGTTACAAATCTTCATGGCAGAGAATACTTTGAAGCAGCAGCTGTTCATGCCGAAAATACTGTTAAATTTACTATACGGTATGTACCAAATATTGAAACAACAATGAGGATTTTATTTAAAGGAAAGCAGTACAATATAACTTCAATTGATAACATAAAATATGCCAATAAATTCATAGAAATCAAGGCTATGGAGGTTGATATCAGTGGCTAG
- a CDS encoding amidoligase family protein: MQNTDFLKARFGIEIEMTGVTRNKAAKVVAEVLRGSIKRENDYYDTYKVTAADGRVWKLMYDGSIYTQKKVNDEKVAATKEYSVELVSPILTYKEDIETLQEIVRKLRKAGAFSEKQNCTGIHIHLDGADHTPRSIRNFINIIYSRNDLLYESLQIERERMRYCKKMDADLVERINKKKPTTMKQIEDIWYEGYGSNRERHYHESRYHFLNLHSFFNGTGTVELRGFNGTMHAGVIRSNIVLALALNHQALTQKSASSKKPQVENPKFAMRTWLNRIGFIGEEFKNCREHLIKHLQGSAAWRFQRAA; encoded by the coding sequence ATGCAAAACACAGATTTTTTAAAAGCAAGATTTGGAATTGAAATTGAAATGACAGGAGTTACAAGAAACAAGGCCGCAAAGGTTGTTGCAGAAGTTTTAAGAGGAAGTATAAAAAGAGAAAATGATTATTATGATACCTATAAGGTAACAGCAGCAGACGGAAGAGTATGGAAGCTTATGTATGACGGAAGTATTTACACCCAAAAGAAAGTAAATGACGAGAAGGTAGCAGCTACAAAAGAGTATAGTGTAGAACTAGTAAGTCCAATACTTACCTACAAAGAAGACATAGAAACTTTGCAGGAGATAGTAAGAAAGCTTAGAAAAGCAGGAGCCTTTTCAGAAAAGCAAAACTGCACAGGGATTCACATACACCTTGATGGAGCTGACCATACACCAAGAAGTATTAGAAACTTTATAAACATAATCTACTCAAGAAATGACCTGCTTTATGAAAGCCTTCAGATTGAGAGAGAAAGAATGAGATACTGCAAAAAGATGGATGCAGATTTGGTGGAAAGGATAAACAAGAAAAAGCCTACTACCATGAAGCAGATTGAGGATATTTGGTACGAGGGATACGGTTCAAATAGAGAAAGGCATTACCATGAAAGCAGATACCACTTCTTAAACCTACACAGCTTTTTCAACGGAACAGGAACAGTTGAACTTAGAGGTTTTAATGGAACCATGCACGCAGGAGTTATTAGGTCAAATATAGTTTTAGCCTTGGCACTTAACCATCAAGCCCTTACTCAAAAGAGTGCAAGCAGTAAAAAGCCACAGGTTGAAAATCCAAAGTTTGCAATGAGGACCTGGCTTAACAGAATAGGCTTTATAGGTGAAGAATTCAAAAACTGCAGAGAACACCTTATAAAGCACCTTCAAGGCTCAGCAGCTTGGAGATTTCAGAGAGCCGCATAG
- a CDS encoding phage major capsid protein, which yields MSEKMKELLAQLSNLETESKNLINKEEATADEINAKLSEIKALKAKIEAQKEIDALNAEREKQAKTPVNEPIYAQPKNHNEKKWKCMGEFLSAVAKASSPGGRMDNRLTYQNSATGLNESIASEGGFLLENEFINDLFESMMAQSQVANRIRMIPIGANTNRLRALGIDENSRANGSRWGGVQAYWVAEAETAAQSKPKFREIEMSLQKLLALCYVTDDLLQDTTALEAIVRQAYADEMSFKIDDAIINGTGVGMPLGILNSDALVTVPKEKDQGAGTIKYENILKMWSSMPARLRANAVWYINQEIEPQLYTMALNIGAGGAPVFMPSGGAAASQYSTLLNRPIIPIEQCSPLGKKGDIILADPTQYIGIDKKGLTSDVSIHVRFLYDEQVFRFIYKFNGMPYKNKPIMPYKGANPLSPFVTLADR from the coding sequence ATGTCAGAAAAAATGAAAGAATTATTAGCTCAGTTATCAAATTTAGAAACAGAATCTAAAAACCTTATAAATAAAGAGGAGGCTACAGCTGATGAAATTAATGCAAAGCTTTCTGAAATTAAGGCTTTAAAAGCTAAAATTGAGGCACAAAAAGAAATTGATGCATTAAATGCAGAAAGAGAAAAACAGGCTAAGACGCCAGTGAATGAACCAATATATGCTCAGCCAAAGAATCACAATGAAAAGAAGTGGAAGTGCATGGGAGAATTTTTAAGTGCCGTTGCAAAGGCTTCATCTCCCGGAGGAAGAATGGACAACAGATTAACTTATCAGAACTCAGCAACAGGACTTAATGAAAGCATAGCTTCAGAAGGAGGATTTTTACTAGAAAATGAGTTTATAAATGACTTATTTGAATCCATGATGGCACAAAGTCAGGTGGCAAACAGAATAAGAATGATACCAATAGGGGCTAATACCAATAGACTTAGGGCGCTTGGAATTGATGAAAACAGCAGAGCCAATGGCTCAAGATGGGGAGGTGTACAGGCTTACTGGGTAGCTGAAGCAGAAACAGCAGCTCAAAGCAAGCCAAAGTTTAGGGAAATTGAAATGTCACTTCAAAAGCTTTTAGCACTTTGCTATGTAACCGATGACCTTTTACAAGATACTACAGCACTTGAAGCTATAGTAAGGCAAGCTTATGCAGATGAAATGAGTTTTAAAATAGATGATGCAATCATTAATGGTACTGGTGTTGGAATGCCCCTTGGAATATTAAACTCTGATGCATTAGTTACAGTACCCAAGGAAAAAGATCAAGGAGCAGGAACAATTAAGTATGAAAATATACTTAAAATGTGGAGTTCAATGCCTGCAAGACTTAGAGCAAATGCAGTATGGTATATAAATCAAGAGATAGAACCACAGCTTTACACTATGGCTCTTAATATTGGAGCTGGTGGAGCACCTGTGTTTATGCCTTCCGGTGGAGCTGCAGCATCACAGTACAGTACCTTACTTAATAGACCAATAATTCCAATAGAGCAGTGTTCACCTCTTGGTAAAAAGGGAGATATTATTTTAGCTGACCCAACCCAGTATATTGGAATAGATAAAAAAGGTTTAACTTCTGATGTATCTATCCATGTAAGATTTTTATATGATGAGCAGGTATTCAGATTCATCTATAAGTTCAATGGAATGCCTTATAAGAATAAGCCAATTATGCCTTACAAGGGTGCAAATCCACTAAGTCCTTTTGTAACTTTAGCAGATAGGTAG
- a CDS encoding terminase TerL endonuclease subunit, with translation MYDEAKAQHAVNFINCLKHTKGQWRGVPFDLLPWQDKIIRDIFGTVKENGYRQYNTAYVEIPKKNGKQLALDTPIPTPDGWTTMGEIKAGDKVIDEKGRPCNVVAISEIDDTEQAYKINFRDGTSIVAGERHLWKVQVTNNGRREKLLTTGEMYQKQFKTKSKENRALFRIPIADAFILPENKLPIDPYLFGYWIGNGNAVKPEITVMRDDVDEVIKNIPYKLHNRYKQEGNSDILVYKELKSILVKNFREKRIPIEYLRASAQQRKRLLQGLIDSDGCVSTAKSQAIYVTILFELAKDVQDLLWSLGIKNTLKTAPSARYGIETGEICYLIKFTAFNDLEVSGLDRKLKRGRERNIKTRSHFHYIKSIEKTGKTKMRCIQVDSPSRLYLAGKSMIPTHNSELAAAVALYMTCGDGEWGAEVYGCAADRQQASIVFDVAVEMVEQCPALKKRIKPVLSVKRLIYKPTNSFYQVLSAEAYSKHGLNVHGVVMDELHAQPNRDLYDVMTKGSGDARLQPLFFLITTAGTDRNSICYEVHQKAVDILEGRKIDPTFYPVIYGIDDNDDWTLEKNWYKANPSLGHTIDIEKVRNAFNSAKENPAEENIFRQLRLNQWVKQSTRWMQMDKWDECAFKVDIDSLKGRECYGGLDLSSTTDITAFVLVFPPRTSDEKYIVLPHFWIPEDNLNLRVRRDHVPYDIWKKQGYLKTTEGNVVHYGYIETFIEELGKKYNIKEIAFDRWGAVQMVQNLEGMGFTVVPFGQGYKDMSPPTKELMKITLEKKIAHGGHPVLRWMMDNIYVKTDPAGNIKPDKEKSTEKIDGAVALIMALDRSIRHENKESVYEKRGMRSFLD, from the coding sequence GTGTATGATGAAGCAAAAGCACAGCATGCCGTAAACTTTATTAACTGCTTAAAGCATACAAAGGGTCAGTGGCGTGGTGTTCCTTTTGATCTTCTGCCTTGGCAGGATAAAATTATAAGGGATATATTCGGAACAGTAAAAGAAAATGGATACAGGCAGTATAATACTGCTTATGTTGAAATTCCTAAGAAAAATGGAAAACAGTTAGCCCTTGATACTCCGATTCCAACACCTGATGGATGGACTACAATGGGGGAAATAAAAGCAGGAGATAAGGTAATTGATGAAAAGGGAAGACCTTGTAATGTTGTTGCAATAAGTGAAATTGATGATACGGAGCAGGCATATAAAATAAATTTTAGAGATGGAACAAGTATAGTAGCTGGAGAAAGGCATCTATGGAAGGTTCAAGTTACTAATAATGGCAGAAGAGAAAAACTATTAACAACAGGAGAAATGTATCAAAAGCAGTTTAAAACTAAAAGTAAAGAAAATAGAGCATTATTTCGCATCCCAATAGCGGATGCTTTTATTTTGCCTGAAAATAAACTTCCTATAGATCCGTATCTATTTGGGTACTGGATAGGAAATGGTAATGCTGTAAAGCCTGAAATAACTGTAATGAGAGATGATGTTGACGAAGTTATTAAAAATATACCATATAAACTTCATAATAGATATAAGCAGGAGGGTAACAGCGATATTTTAGTATATAAAGAACTTAAAAGTATATTAGTTAAAAACTTTAGGGAAAAAAGGATACCTATTGAATATTTAAGAGCATCAGCTCAGCAAAGAAAAAGATTATTACAAGGGTTAATAGATTCTGATGGATGTGTAAGCACTGCTAAAAGCCAGGCAATATATGTGACAATTCTTTTTGAACTTGCCAAGGATGTTCAGGATTTATTATGGTCATTGGGAATAAAGAATACGTTAAAAACAGCTCCATCAGCTAGATATGGAATTGAAACAGGTGAAATATGTTATTTAATAAAGTTTACTGCTTTTAATGACTTAGAAGTATCAGGATTAGATAGAAAGCTTAAAAGAGGCAGAGAAAGAAATATTAAAACAAGATCACATTTTCATTATATAAAGTCTATTGAAAAAACAGGAAAGACAAAAATGAGATGTATTCAGGTTGACAGCCCATCAAGATTATATTTAGCAGGTAAATCCATGATTCCTACACATAATAGCGAGCTTGCTGCTGCAGTTGCTCTTTATATGACCTGCGGAGATGGAGAATGGGGAGCTGAAGTTTACGGCTGTGCTGCAGACAGACAACAGGCTTCTATCGTTTTTGATGTAGCTGTTGAAATGGTAGAACAGTGTCCTGCTCTTAAGAAAAGAATTAAACCTGTTCTTTCTGTAAAAAGATTGATATATAAGCCTACAAACAGCTTTTATCAGGTATTATCTGCTGAAGCTTATTCAAAACATGGACTTAATGTTCATGGAGTTGTAATGGATGAACTTCATGCTCAGCCTAACAGGGATTTATATGATGTTATGACTAAAGGAAGTGGTGATGCAAGATTGCAGCCGCTGTTTTTTCTTATAACCACAGCCGGAACAGATAGAAATTCTATATGCTATGAAGTACATCAAAAGGCAGTAGATATATTAGAAGGAAGAAAAATCGATCCAACATTTTATCCTGTTATTTATGGAATAGATGACAATGACGATTGGACATTAGAGAAAAACTGGTATAAAGCAAACCCTTCTCTTGGGCATACCATAGATATAGAAAAAGTGAGAAATGCCTTTAACAGTGCAAAAGAAAATCCTGCTGAAGAAAATATATTCCGTCAGCTTAGATTAAATCAATGGGTGAAGCAGTCCACAAGATGGATGCAGATGGACAAGTGGGATGAGTGTGCTTTTAAAGTTGATATAGATAGTTTAAAAGGAAGAGAGTGTTATGGGGGACTTGACCTTTCAAGTACCACAGATATCACAGCCTTTGTTTTAGTATTTCCTCCAAGAACATCAGATGAAAAATATATTGTTCTTCCTCACTTTTGGATACCAGAGGATAATTTAAATTTAAGAGTAAGACGAGATCATGTACCTTATGATATTTGGAAAAAGCAGGGATACTTAAAAACTACTGAAGGAAATGTAGTTCATTATGGCTATATAGAAACCTTTATTGAAGAGCTTGGGAAAAAATACAACATAAAAGAAATTGCCTTTGACAGATGGGGTGCTGTGCAGATGGTACAGAACCTGGAGGGAATGGGTTTTACAGTTGTACCTTTTGGGCAGGGGTATAAGGATATGTCTCCTCCTACAAAGGAGCTTATGAAAATTACTCTTGAAAAGAAAATAGCCCATGGAGGACATCCTGTTTTAAGGTGGATGATGGATAATATTTATGTAAAAACTGATCCTGCAGGCAATATAAAGCCTGATAAAGAAAAGTCTACTGAAAAGATAGATGGTGCTGTAGCACTTATTATGGCACTTGATAGATCCATAAGACATGAAAATAAAGAAAGTGTCTATGAAAAAAGAGGAATGAGAAGTTTTCTTGATTAG
- a CDS encoding head maturation protease, ClpP-related — translation MPFWNFKNSEENEEEIELRIDGDIVMDDDFWSMLFGNDNVTPKGFMSELNKYKGKDINVWINSYGGDVYAASRIYTGLKEHKGKVKVKIDGVAISAASVIAMAGDEILMSPTSIIMLHNPWGTFQGEAKDLRHGADVLDEVKETIINAYQLKTGKSRAKISQMMDEETWMSAKKAVAEGFADGMLYEKNKEEPLENSFMFSRFAIQNSVNNRTRDFIKQYNQRFKETYKDEEKIKLLKAKLALECEL, via the coding sequence ATGCCGTTTTGGAATTTTAAAAACAGCGAAGAAAATGAGGAGGAGATAGAGCTTAGAATTGATGGTGACATTGTCATGGACGATGATTTTTGGTCGATGCTATTTGGAAATGACAATGTAACTCCAAAGGGTTTTATGTCAGAACTAAATAAATATAAAGGCAAAGACATAAATGTTTGGATCAATTCCTATGGAGGGGATGTCTATGCAGCTTCAAGAATTTACACAGGTTTAAAGGAACACAAGGGAAAGGTTAAAGTAAAAATTGATGGTGTGGCAATTTCAGCAGCTTCAGTTATAGCTATGGCAGGAGATGAAATACTTATGTCTCCAACATCAATAATAATGCTACACAACCCCTGGGGAACTTTTCAAGGTGAAGCTAAGGATTTAAGGCATGGAGCTGATGTGCTAGATGAAGTAAAGGAAACTATAATTAATGCCTATCAGCTTAAAACAGGCAAATCAAGAGCAAAAATATCTCAGATGATGGATGAGGAAACTTGGATGAGTGCAAAAAAAGCTGTAGCTGAAGGATTTGCAGATGGAATGCTTTATGAAAAGAATAAAGAAGAGCCATTGGAAAATTCTTTTATGTTCAGCAGGTTTGCTATTCAAAATAGTGTTAATAACAGGACTAGAGATTTTATAAAACAGTATAATCAAAGGTTTAAAGAAACCTATAAAGATGAAGAAAAAATAAAATTATTAAAAGCAAAACTTGCCTTAGAGTGTGAACTTTAG
- a CDS encoding gamma-glutamylcyclotransferase family protein gives MKRLYIAYGSNLNLQQMEKRCPTARVYGKGELKDFRLLFKGVPNNAYATIEPFKGGKVPVLVWEVKPKDEKALDIYEGFPNFYYKKDLEVELESGEIVTAMVYIMTNKIKDRINLNLPSERYLRIVKEGYTSSGFDIGFIEEALKVSAEAISKNNRYKL, from the coding sequence ATGAAAAGATTGTATATTGCTTATGGTTCAAACTTAAATCTTCAGCAGATGGAAAAAAGATGTCCTACGGCTAGGGTTTATGGCAAGGGGGAGTTAAAGGATTTTAGGTTGCTTTTTAAAGGAGTACCTAATAATGCTTATGCTACTATTGAACCTTTTAAGGGTGGAAAGGTACCAGTACTTGTTTGGGAGGTTAAACCTAAAGATGAGAAAGCTTTAGACATTTACGAAGGTTTCCCAAACTTTTATTATAAAAAAGATTTAGAGGTGGAGCTTGAAAGTGGAGAAATAGTAACTGCTATGGTGTACATCATGACCAATAAAATAAAAGATAGGATTAACTTAAACCTTCCAAGTGAAAGGTATCTAAGAATAGTTAAAGAAGGATATACATCTTCAGGTTTTGATATAGGTTTTATTGAAGAAGCATTGAAAGTAAGTGCTGAAGCTATAAGCAAAAATAATAGATATAAACTTTAA
- a CDS encoding head-tail connector protein: MAIKIINPPIVEPITLEEAKQHLRVDGNDDDLLIQSLIKQAREWCENFQNRKYITQTLEFVLDTFPNGNAIVFDSCSPIQKVESIKYYDENRQEYLFDESNYIFDLDGFVNRVVLNRGKHWPTVELQSVNAVRVRLIAGYGDSGDKVPEAIKWAMILQMKLLYDDYRPEEKTKLEEARNALLSMNRVIPI, encoded by the coding sequence ATGGCAATCAAAATAATAAATCCACCAATAGTTGAACCCATAACTTTAGAAGAAGCAAAACAGCATTTAAGAGTAGATGGTAATGATGATGATTTGCTAATACAAAGTCTTATAAAGCAGGCAAGGGAATGGTGTGAAAACTTTCAAAATAGAAAATATATAACTCAGACATTAGAGTTTGTTTTGGATACTTTCCCTAATGGTAATGCTATAGTTTTTGATAGCTGCTCACCGATACAAAAGGTGGAAAGTATAAAATATTATGATGAGAATAGACAGGAGTATTTATTTGATGAAAGTAATTATATTTTTGATTTAGATGGCTTTGTAAATAGAGTTGTTTTAAATAGAGGAAAGCATTGGCCTACAGTAGAACTTCAGTCAGTAAATGCAGTAAGAGTAAGATTAATTGCAGGCTATGGAGATAGTGGAGATAAAGTGCCTGAAGCAATAAAGTGGGCAATGATACTTCAAATGAAGCTTTTATATGATGATTACAGACCAGAGGAAAAAACAAAGTTAGAGGAAGCAAGAAATGCTCTTCTTTCTATGAACAGGGTGATTCCAATATGA
- a CDS encoding phage portal protein — protein sequence MKLKDRVKLFLTPQNALFEVLQKYSEDFLNGEEVVKDNFKIDTAAAMSFSAVFACNRVLSETLASCPIMLYEKDDKGNRRQVTDTAEYGVLHYAPNAEMTPVQFKEFGMTNINLGGNFIAQKVFNMHGELLELRPIAWDRVRIDIDKSTGRLLYYIDGKQEPKTRDEIFHIPGLTLDGYIGITPLSYAALTIDIGLSQDTFERNFYHNRASTSGIFQYPNELSDEAFQRLKKDIKKNYTGLSNAGVPMILEGGGQFKEITMKLTDAQFLESKRFRIEDVCRIFRVPLHLVQDLTRSTNNNIEHQSLEFIVYTMLPWFKKWEENLNLQLLSKESRRKNRYFEFNISGLLRGDIKSRYEAYAQGRQWGWLSVNDIRRLENMNPIDNGDRYLEPLNMSEAGKQEEQLKALREEIFNMINERK from the coding sequence TTGAAACTAAAAGATAGAGTGAAGTTATTTTTAACGCCCCAGAATGCCTTGTTTGAAGTCCTTCAGAAATATTCGGAGGATTTTTTAAATGGTGAAGAAGTTGTAAAAGATAATTTTAAAATAGATACAGCAGCGGCTATGAGTTTTTCTGCAGTTTTTGCCTGCAATAGAGTCCTTTCTGAAACCTTGGCAAGCTGTCCTATAATGCTTTATGAAAAAGATGATAAAGGAAACAGAAGGCAGGTTACAGATACTGCTGAATATGGTGTACTTCATTATGCACCAAATGCAGAAATGACACCAGTGCAGTTTAAAGAGTTTGGTATGACAAATATAAACCTTGGGGGAAACTTTATAGCACAAAAGGTTTTTAATATGCATGGAGAGCTTTTAGAACTTAGACCAATAGCATGGGACAGAGTAAGAATTGATATAGATAAATCTACAGGAAGGCTTCTTTATTATATTGATGGAAAGCAAGAACCTAAAACAAGAGATGAAATATTTCATATTCCGGGACTCACTTTAGACGGGTATATAGGAATAACACCTCTTAGTTATGCGGCACTTACTATTGATATTGGATTATCTCAGGACACCTTTGAAAGAAATTTTTATCATAACAGGGCTTCAACCAGCGGTATTTTTCAGTATCCTAACGAGCTTTCAGATGAAGCATTTCAAAGGCTTAAAAAGGATATTAAGAAGAACTACACAGGACTTTCTAATGCAGGAGTTCCAATGATTCTTGAAGGCGGCGGTCAGTTTAAGGAAATAACCATGAAGCTTACAGATGCACAGTTTTTAGAATCCAAGAGATTCAGAATTGAAGATGTGTGCAGAATTTTCAGAGTACCACTTCATCTGGTGCAGGATTTAACAAGATCCACAAATAACAATATTGAACATCAGAGCTTAGAGTTTATTGTTTACACTATGCTGCCGTGGTTTAAAAAATGGGAAGAAAATTTAAATCTTCAGCTTTTATCAAAAGAATCAAGAAGAAAAAACAGATATTTTGAATTTAATATCAGTGGACTACTCCGTGGAGATATTAAATCAAGATATGAAGCCTATGCACAAGGAAGACAGTGGGGATGGCTTTCTGTTAATGATATTAGAAGGCTTGAAAATATGAATCCTATTGATAACGGTGACAGATATCTCGAACCTCTCAATATGAGCGAAGCAGGAAAACAGGAAGAGCAGCTTAAAGCACTAAGGGAAGAAATATTTAATATGATTAATGAAAGGAAGTGA